A single genomic interval of Halalkalibaculum roseum harbors:
- a CDS encoding F0F1 ATP synthase subunit gamma translates to MQTVEHYKRKIRNAKDLQSIVNTMKVLASVSIRQFEKASESLGEYYRTVEMGLQIVLGRTLLEEMPYVRSGKESSYIVIAVGSGQGLCGSFDERIMGFIEQQLHDENNSDSRFLVMGERLASQLEQRENVEKVFSLPGSVSGLNRFALQLLASVEELREKHEAGKVLIIHNKPVARGRYQPRLQYLLPLDRYWLNRLANKEWPTNNIPQFSMEPTELFSELVRQYLLVSLYRAMAESLAAEHTGRLNSMTVAEQKIEERLQELNKRYAGERHKAITEELLDIQSGYRAVAE, encoded by the coding sequence ATGCAGACCGTTGAACACTATAAAAGGAAAATAAGAAATGCTAAGGATCTACAATCCATCGTAAACACGATGAAAGTTCTGGCATCGGTTAGTATACGGCAGTTTGAAAAGGCATCAGAATCACTCGGAGAATATTACCGTACTGTTGAAATGGGTCTTCAAATTGTATTGGGGCGAACTCTTTTGGAAGAGATGCCTTATGTGAGATCAGGGAAAGAAAGCAGTTACATAGTGATTGCTGTCGGCTCGGGACAAGGGCTTTGCGGTTCATTCGATGAACGTATTATGGGCTTTATTGAACAGCAATTGCATGATGAAAATAATTCCGACTCCCGCTTCCTGGTTATGGGAGAAAGGTTGGCCTCGCAATTGGAACAGAGAGAGAATGTGGAAAAAGTGTTCAGTCTGCCGGGTTCGGTATCGGGTCTAAATCGTTTTGCCTTGCAATTGCTGGCATCTGTAGAGGAGTTACGAGAGAAACACGAAGCGGGGAAAGTGCTGATCATCCACAATAAACCGGTTGCGCGTGGCAGATATCAGCCCAGACTGCAATACCTGCTTCCGCTGGACAGGTACTGGCTAAACCGGCTTGCAAATAAAGAATGGCCTACCAATAATATACCTCAGTTTTCTATGGAGCCTACTGAATTGTTTTCCGAGCTGGTTCGCCAATATCTCCTGGTTTCTCTCTACAGAGCAATGGCTGAGTCATTGGCAGCTGAACATACCGGAAGGCTGAATTCCATGACAGTGGCGGAGCAGAAAATTGAGGAACGCCTACAGGAACTTAACAAACGTTATGCCGGTGAACGCCACAAGGCAATTACTGAGGAATTGTTGGATATTCAGTCAGGTTATAGGGCGGTGGCGGAGTAG
- a CDS encoding alternate F1F0 ATPase, F1 subunit alpha, translating to MKYQKSAIAIVDDVFEAINEAWQEDPGLIVRETGRVLSVGEGIARVDGLPNVLTDELVRFSSGSLGLTYNLDPKEIGVILLDDEHTIEAGEEVFRTERVLEVPVGDSLLGRVVDSLGRASDGKGNIRHFDYYPVERPAPTIMSRISVDTPLQTGIVTIDALLPIGRGQRELILGDRQTGKTAIALDSIINQKDSGVICIYCAIGKQRAEVNRVIADLQKYGSMEHSIVMSASSSVPVGLQYIAPYAATSMGEYFMEKGRDVLIVYDDLTWHARAYRELALLLRRPPGREAYPGDIFHIHARLLERSTHLKKELGGGSLTALPIIETQAQDISAFIPTNLISITDGQIYLSPSLFRKDVLPAIDVGKSVSRVGGAAQLPAYRMVTGELRLAYSQFEELEAFSRFSSRLDEDTREQIQRGRRIREVLKQDQFNTLEVFEQIGLLVAVTEGLFDRLELQQVSSACEVIREYMSQEMEPIRIKISEGKQLSEDEQRELTESLKNVLQQNFPIEKSEEVTEDADR from the coding sequence GTGAAATACCAAAAATCTGCTATAGCGATTGTTGATGATGTATTTGAGGCCATAAACGAAGCATGGCAAGAGGATCCGGGGCTGATTGTACGGGAAACAGGAAGAGTACTTTCTGTAGGAGAGGGTATCGCTCGTGTCGACGGCCTACCGAACGTTTTGACGGATGAACTTGTGCGATTCTCTAGCGGGTCACTGGGACTTACCTATAATCTGGACCCAAAAGAGATCGGTGTTATTCTTCTGGATGATGAACATACTATCGAAGCCGGAGAAGAAGTGTTTCGAACCGAACGTGTTCTTGAAGTGCCAGTGGGTGATTCGCTGCTTGGCAGAGTCGTTGATTCTCTTGGTCGTGCTTCCGACGGCAAAGGCAATATTCGGCATTTTGATTATTATCCGGTAGAGCGACCGGCGCCTACTATTATGAGTCGAATATCCGTGGACACACCGCTGCAAACCGGTATCGTAACTATTGATGCCCTGCTGCCTATCGGACGCGGGCAGCGTGAACTAATACTCGGGGACCGGCAAACCGGAAAAACGGCCATTGCTCTAGACAGTATCATCAACCAAAAAGATTCCGGAGTCATCTGTATTTACTGTGCCATAGGCAAGCAACGTGCTGAGGTGAACCGTGTGATTGCAGATCTGCAGAAATATGGTTCTATGGAGCATAGTATAGTAATGTCTGCCAGCAGCAGCGTTCCGGTTGGACTGCAGTACATAGCGCCTTATGCTGCAACCAGTATGGGTGAATACTTCATGGAAAAAGGAAGGGATGTACTGATTGTGTATGATGATTTGACCTGGCATGCCCGGGCATACCGGGAGTTGGCTCTTTTATTGCGCAGGCCGCCGGGGCGGGAAGCCTATCCCGGAGATATTTTTCATATCCACGCCCGACTGCTTGAGCGATCCACGCACTTAAAGAAAGAATTGGGAGGGGGCAGCCTCACGGCACTACCAATCATTGAAACACAGGCCCAGGATATTTCAGCCTTTATTCCCACAAACCTGATATCTATTACAGACGGTCAGATTTATCTTTCACCATCTTTATTTCGAAAAGACGTGCTGCCAGCTATCGATGTGGGTAAATCCGTGTCACGTGTGGGAGGCGCTGCCCAGCTGCCTGCCTACCGGATGGTTACGGGAGAATTGAGGCTGGCCTATTCCCAGTTTGAAGAATTGGAAGCATTCTCCAGGTTCAGCTCACGTCTTGATGAAGATACCAGGGAACAGATTCAAAGAGGCCGGAGAATCAGGGAAGTTCTCAAACAGGACCAATTCAATACCCTGGAGGTATTCGAACAGATCGGGCTGCTTGTTGCGGTAACGGAGGGATTGTTTGACAGGCTGGAACTACAGCAAGTTTCATCTGCGTGTGAAGTTATTCGCGAATATATGTCGCAAGAAATGGAACCGATCAGAATTAAAATCAGTGAGGGAAAGCAATTGAGCGAAGACGAGCAGCGAGAGTTGACGGAAAGCCTCAAAAATGTGCTGCAGCAAAACTTTCCCATTGAAAAATCTGAGGAGGTTACAGAAGATGCAGACCGTTGA